One segment of Streptomyces sp. NBC_01217 DNA contains the following:
- a CDS encoding trypco2 family protein has translation MELEPTELSKAIKAVRGGLAAAQQDAEGSPVRFTVKEIVLDLGIELRHTASAGGGVKAFVVSADAKGERAKTATHRMTVTLAVAPDGDGSDLLIGDSGGGRGGPVDGLR, from the coding sequence ATGGAGTTAGAGCCCACCGAACTGTCCAAGGCGATCAAGGCGGTGCGTGGAGGGCTAGCGGCCGCGCAGCAGGATGCGGAGGGGTCGCCGGTCCGGTTCACGGTCAAGGAGATCGTGCTGGATCTGGGGATCGAGCTTCGGCACACCGCGTCAGCCGGTGGCGGGGTGAAGGCGTTCGTGGTCTCCGCGGACGCCAAGGGCGAGCGGGCGAAGACGGCCACACACCGGATGACGGTCACCTTGGCGGTGGCTCCGGACGGCGACGGCAGCGATCTGCTGATCGGTGACTCCGGTGGAGGCCGCGGCGGACCGGTGGACGGCCTGCGGTAG